The stretch of DNA CAAACCCGTAGGGGACGGCGCGGTCGGCGCGGAAATACACCTGGCGGTCGGTCCGCTGGGCAACGATTGCCCGGAGATTGCCCCCAAGGCGGTTGAGCTCGATGGGCTGCTTCCCCACGAAGACGCGGCTGTTGGCGTCGACGGTGATGACCAGTCGCTCCTCGTCGCTGCGCAGCGCCTTCGCGCTCGCCTGCGGCAGGTTCACGTCGACTCCCTGCGTAAGCATGGGAGCTGTGACCATGAAGATGATGAGGAGGACGAGCATCACGTCGACCAGC from bacterium encodes:
- the tolR gene encoding protein TolR; this translates as MAMMSSSGRAGDRRVMAEINVTPLVDVMLVLLIIFMVTAPMLTQGVDVNLPQASAKALRSDEERLVITVDANSRVFVGKQPIELNRLGGNLRAIVAQRTDRQVYFRADRAVPYGFVVKVIAEVRNSGIEKLGMVTEPLER